The DNA sequence ATACTTAACAATAGACATAAATATGCAACAAGGTATTAGCAACATAGCTAAAAAATACTTTAAAGAAAATAATCCTGAAAGTTTGATTACTTTAGTAATGAACTCCCAAAACGGAGAAATATTGTCCATGGTTCAATTCCCTCAATATGATGCAAACTTTTATTATGAATATCCTGAAGAGATACGAAAAAACCTCTCTTCATCACTAACCTATGAGCCTGGAAGCATTAATAAAATTTTTACAGTTGCAATAATATTAGAAAGTGGAAAATTAAATTTAGAAGAAAAATTTTTAGACAATGGAATATATAAAAAACAATTTCCATCAGGAGAAACGATTACAATCAAAACTTTAAATCCTCCCTATAAATATATCGACTCCGCAGAGATTTTAATTTATTCATCAAATGTAGGCATAGCTTACATTACTGAGAAAGTTAGTAATGAATACTTTTACAAAAAACTTCTAGATTTTGGATTTGGAGAAAAAGTTGGATTTCCATTTCCTGGAGAAACAAAAGGACTATTAAATCATTATTCAAAATGGTCAGGACGAAGCAAAGCTACAATTGGATTTGGACAAGAAATAGGCGTTTCAGCAATTCAAATATTACAAGCTGCAAGCATATTAAGTAACAATGGAATAATGCTAAAACCTAGAATAATAAAAAAAATAAGCACCGACAAAGAAGAAATTATTAAAGAATTTGATAAAGAAGAAGTAAAAAAAGTAATATCCAAACAATCAGCACAAGAAGTTTTAAAAATGATGAGAGAAGTTGTAAATAAAGGGGGAATTCCAAATCTTAAAATTAAAAATCTTAACATTTCTGCAAAAAGTGGAACATCCCAGGCTATTGACAGAAAAACGGGCAAATATTCAGAAGAAGACTATACATCTTCTATCTTAGCAATATACCCCACAGAAAAACCGAAGTATATTATTTATATTGTATACAGATACCCCAAAAAAATAATATATGGAACAAGAATAGCAGCTCCAATGGCAAAAGAAATAATAGAATTTATTGAATACCAACAAAATACAAGCACATATAAAAAAATCAAAATGCCATCAAAAATTACTATCCCTAAAGCCACCGTTAACTATAAAAATAAAGCATACTTGCCAAATTTTATTAATCTTTCTAAAAGAGAAACAATAGATATACTAAAATACTATAAAAACACTATAAAAATAAAAATAAATGGTGATGGATTTGTTTACAAGCAAAGCATACCTCCTAATACCAAATTAGAAGATATTTTAGAGCTTGAACTGTATTTGAAATAATTAGGTAAATAAATTTTTAATTTCATTTCTATAAAAATTTAAAATATAGTTTCGCTTAATATCCATTTTTATAGATATTTCTTTGCCAACTTCAAATGGTTTTTCCAAAAGAGCAAACTTCAATACCTGCTCAAAAGGCTTAAATCCATTAGCTCTATTGATCAATTTTTTTATCTCATCATTTATAGCCTTAAGAACAATATTATTTGCAATAATTTGACGCCTATTATTAGCATCAAGAATTTTTTGCCCAACACTTTCTAGATATTTGTTTATTTCTTCAAAATTTGGAAGAATAAGAGCGCCCAAAAATTTTTGATCTTGCCCTACAACAACTGCTTTTTCTATCAATATTGACTCTTCAAGCTTAATCTCAATCGGAGCAGGCTCAACATTTTCCCCATTATTTAAAACAATTGTGTCTTTTTCTCGACCAATAATTTGAACAACATTATCCTTAGATAATTTTGCAATATCACCTGTGTTTAGAAACCCATCAGAACCAATAATCTTACAAGTTGCTTCTCTATCTTTATAATAACCAAGCATTACTTGAGGCCCTTTTATAAATAAAATTCCTTTTCCAGGCTTTTTAAGTTTATTACCATCAGCATCTCTAATCTCAGCAATAGTCCCAGGTAAAATTTTACCACAAGTCCCAATAATAACTTTTTTATGCTTATTAGAAGCCACCCCAGGTGAAGTTTCTGTCAATCCATAAGCATTGGCAAGTTCAATACCAATCGAATTAAAAAACCTAACAACAGACAAAGGCATGCTTCCACCACCACTAATTCCAACAACAAAATTATTGCCCAAGATCTTATTTATTTTATTAAAAATTAAAACATTTCCTAAAGCTTTAAAAGGGAATAAACAGATTAACCCAAATATTCCCAAAATTTTCTTTATAGGAAAAAATAAACTAAACCCATTATCTGGATAAAACCCCATTACCGCCCTATAACAAATATCACTAAAAAATGCTAATTTCACAAAAAAATGAAAAATTACCCTAGAAAGAAAAGGCTTCTTGGAAACTTCTTTGTAAATATTTTGCCTTATTGCAATCCAAAGCCTAGGAACAGCTGCAATATAATGGGGATTAATATTCTTAATATCATCAAGCATTGCCCTTGGAACAATAGTGGAAAACAAACAAGCCATTCCCTTAAGGAAAATATTATAAGAAAAAGACCTTTGAAAGGAATGCCAAATTGGCAAAATGCACATAAATACTTGTCCCACCTGTGTATCAACCATTAAACTAAAACTAGAAACCTGATAAAGAAGATTGGCATGACTGAGCATTACCCCCTTGGGATTGCCTGTTGTTCCAGAAGTATATATTATTGTTGCCATATCATCAGAACTAACTTTGCCTGCAATATTAACAATTTCTGAATCCTTTATTAAATTGTCTCCAAGTAAAATACAATCATTATAAGTATAAATTACAAAATCATTATATTTTGCTCTATCTTCTTTAGCTAAATCTTCAATAATAATAAATATTGGTTTTACTCTAAATTGAATTTGGACAAACATATCAAGAAGATTTAAATTTTCTAAAATAACTATGTCTGGAAGAATAGAGTTAAAAATAATTTCGGCTTCAAAAAGAGTAACATCAGAACCTTTCGGAATGTCAACAGCACCTAAAGACAAAATTGCAAAATCTATCACAGTCCACTCGGCCCTATTCTCAGAACAAATAAATATTTTATCTTGATGCTTAACATTGATTGATTTTAAAAAGGAAGCGAGCTTTAAAACATTGTTTTTTAAGTCGCCATAAGTAACATGGACATACCCATTGCAAACCTTATATATTTGAGCAATTTTATCCTTTTGTTGATCAGCCACTTCAAAGAATGTCTTTGCTATTGACATACAATCCTCCTTTTAAACAAAATTAATATCATTTATTATACCATTATTAACCATAAATTCATAAAGTCTCCTATTGCAAAAACTACACAAAAAGCTAATAAGAATAAAAACCTAAAAAATCAAAACAAAATTTAAAAAACAATAATTTGAAATCTAAAAGTAAATTTCCGTTTTAATATTTTTGCAAGCAACGCTTTTTTCCCTCAAAATATCTAAAACGTCAAATGCCATCCAATTATTCCCACAAATGTAAAAAACAGTATTACTAGAATCTATTTTATCATTTTTAAGATAATCAGTCACTCTTCCTGAGAAATCTCCTTCTTTATCTTTAGAAATACAAGAAGTATAATTTTCATAGTCTTTAAAATTATACTTATCTGATTTTGTTTTAATTCCATGAATAAGCTTATAAAATAGATTAGCCTTAGACTTAACAAAAGAATGAAAAGGAGAAATGCCTGTACCTGTTGCAATAAAATAGTGAAGTTTATTTTGTTTTAAATGCTTATCATTTAAAACAAAATGTCCAAAAGGACCATCGGCATAAATTTGATCGCCTGCTTGCAACATTCTAAGTTTTTTTGAAATATTACCCACTTCTAATTCTCGTATTAATACTTCAAAAAAATTATCATCTACTCCTGAATAAATAGAATACTCTCTTGAGTGGAAATTCTGCAAACTTAGCAATAAATATTGACCTTCTTTGAAAATTATATTTTTACGCTCAAATCTTAAAACATAATTTTTATTATTCAAAGATTTATTATCCAAAACAGTAAGTGAAATTTTGCCATCAAGTATCAATTTTTCAAAACAAAAAAATTAACTCCCTCTGTAGGATAAGAACGATTCAAATTCTCTACAATATCATTCAATCTATTTACAACAGATTGATTGGAGGTATAAATAATCAAAATAAAATTTTCCTCAGGCCAAACACCATCACCATGTTTTTCGCCCTTTTTGCCTTTTCCGTAAACATTTTCTATCTTGGAATAATATATAGAT is a window from the Borreliella chilensis genome containing:
- a CDS encoding penicillin-binding protein is translated as MAKSTSNNFRIKSILTIFLGITLLTIYKYLTLMVFNNSSESTMSSKSNDIVKRGKIYDRNGKPIAFSSKSYSIGANPQKIENIVNTSETLGAILQIDSRILKEKLSSKKGFLYIKRKIKREESDLIKRIQSEGRLSNITLYPDYTRIYPFRHTTSNITGFVGTDNLGLEGIEFSLNSILGKDKTKQKFLNEELETNNIYLTIDINMQQGISNIAKKYFKENNPESLITLVMNSQNGEILSMVQFPQYDANFYYEYPEEIRKNLSSSLTYEPGSINKIFTVAIILESGKLNLEEKFLDNGIYKKQFPSGETITIKTLNPPYKYIDSAEILIYSSNVGIAYITEKVSNEYFYKKLLDFGFGEKVGFPFPGETKGLLNHYSKWSGRSKATIGFGQEIGVSAIQILQAASILSNNGIMLKPRIIKKISTDKEEIIKEFDKEEVKKVISKQSAQEVLKMMREVVNKGGIPNLKIKNLNISAKSGTSQAIDRKTGKYSEEDYTSSILAIYPTEKPKYIIYIVYRYPKKIIYGTRIAAPMAKEIIEFIEYQQNTSTYKKIKMPSKITIPKATVNYKNKAYLPNFINLSKRETIDILKYYKNTIKIKINGDGFVYKQSIPPNTKLEDILELELYLK
- a CDS encoding long-chain fatty acid--CoA ligase, whose product is MSIAKTFFEVADQQKDKIAQIYKVCNGYVHVTYGDLKNNVLKLASFLKSINVKHQDKIFICSENRAEWTVIDFAILSLGAVDIPKGSDVTLFEAEIIFNSILPDIVILENLNLLDMFVQIQFRVKPIFIIIEDLAKEDRAKYNDFVIYTYNDCILLGDNLIKDSEIVNIAGKVSSDDMATIIYTSGTTGNPKGVMLSHANLLYQVSSFSLMVDTQVGQVFMCILPIWHSFQRSFSYNIFLKGMACLFSTIVPRAMLDDIKNINPHYIAAVPRLWIAIRQNIYKEVSKKPFLSRVIFHFFVKLAFFSDICYRAVMGFYPDNGFSLFFPIKKILGIFGLICLFPFKALGNVLIFNKINKILGNNFVVGISGGGSMPLSVVRFFNSIGIELANAYGLTETSPGVASNKHKKVIIGTCGKILPGTIAEIRDADGNKLKKPGKGILFIKGPQVMLGYYKDREATCKIIGSDGFLNTGDIAKLSKDNVVQIIGREKDTIVLNNGENVEPAPIEIKLEESILIEKAVVVGQDQKFLGALILPNFEEINKYLESVGQKILDANNRRQIIANNIVLKAINDEIKKLINRANGFKPFEQVLKFALLEKPFEVGKEISIKMDIKRNYILNFYRNEIKNLFT